A genomic region of Trifolium pratense cultivar HEN17-A07 linkage group LG3, ARS_RC_1.1, whole genome shotgun sequence contains the following coding sequences:
- the LOC123918763 gene encoding uncharacterized protein LOC123918763 produces the protein MDLAPEELQFLNIPNILRESISIPKTSPKTFYLITLTLIFPLSFAILAHSLFTHPLISQLQSPFTDPAQSEHDWTLLLIIQFFYLIFLFAFSLLSTAAVVFTVASLYTSKPVSFSSTISAIPKVFKRLFITFLWVTLLMIVYNVVFVLSLVIMVIALDSDNSFLLFLSVVAILLLFLVAHVYITALWHLASVVSVLEPIYGFAAMKKSYELLKGRVRYAAALVCGYLFICGVIGGMFSVVVVHGGDSYGVFSRIVIGGFLVGVLVIVNLVGLLAQSVFYYVCKSYHHQGIDKSALHDHLGGYLGEYVPLKSSIQMENMDV, from the coding sequence ATGGATCTAGCTCCTGAAGAACTTCAATTCCTCAACATCCCTAACATCTTAAGAGAATCAATTTCAATCCCAAAAACTTCCCCTAAAACCTTCTACCTAATTACCCTAACCCTAATTTTTCCCCTTTCTTTCGCAATTTTAGCTCATTCTCTTTTCACACATCCATTAATTTCTCAGCTTCAATCCCCTTTCACTGATCCTGCTCAATCTGAACACGATTGGACTCTTCTTCTCATCATTCAGTTTTTTTACCTAATTTTTCTCTTTGCTTTTTCTCTCCTCTCCACCGCTGCCGTTGTTTTCACCGTCGCTTCACTTTACACCTCAAAGCCGGTGTCTTTTTCATCTACTATATCTGCTATACCAAAAGTTTTTAAGCgtttatttattactttcttATGGGTCACTCTTCTTATGATTGTTTACAATGTTGTGTTTGTTCTTAGTTTGGTTATTATGGTTATAGCTCTTGATAGTGAtaattcatttttgttgtttttatctGTTGTTGCTATTCTCTTGTTGTTTCTCGTTGCTCATGTTTATATTACTGCTTTGTGGCATTTGGCTAGTGTTGTGTCTGTTCTTGAACCTATTTATGGTTTTGCTGCTATGAAGAAGAGTTATGAGTTGTTGAAGGGGAGGGTTAGGTATGCTGCTGCTTTGGTTTGTGGGTATTTGTTTATTTGTGGGGTTATTGGAGGGATGTTTAGTGTGGTTGTGGTACATGGTGGTGATAGTTATGGTGTGTTTTCTAGGATTGTTATTGGTGGATTTTTGGTTGGTGTGCTTGTTATTGTGAATTTGGTCGGGTTATTGGCGCAGAGTGTGTTTTACTATGTTTGCAAGAGTTATCATCATCAAGGGATTGATAAGAGTGCTTTGCATGATCATCTTGGTGGCTATCTTGGAGAATATGTGCCTCTTAAGAGTAGCATTCAAATGGAAAATATGGATGTATGA
- the LOC123918759 gene encoding WD-40 repeat-containing protein MSI1, whose protein sequence is MGKEDEEMRGEIEERLINEEYKIWKKNSPFLYDLVITHALEWPSLTVEWLPDRQEPAGKDYSVQKLILGTHTSENEPNYLMLAQVQLPLDDSENDARHYEDDRPEVGGFGCANGKVQIIQQINHDGEVNRARYMPQNPFVIATKTISAEVYVFDYSKHPSKPPLDGSCNPDLRLRGHNTEGYGLSWSTFKQGHLLSGSDDAQICLWDINGTPKNRSLDAMQIFKVHEGVVEDVAWHLRHEYLFGSVGDDQYLLIWDLRTPSVTKPVQSCIAHSSEVNCLAFNPFNEWIVATGSTDKTVKLWDLRKITNPLHTFDCHKEEVFQVGWNPKNETVLASCCLGRRLMVWDLSRIDEEQSPEDAEDGPPELLFIHGGHTSKISDFSWNPCEDWVVASVAEDNILQIWQMAENIYHDEDDMPEQSAKAP, encoded by the exons ATGGGGAAAGAAGACGAAGAAATGAGAGGTGAAATTGAAGAACGTTTAATCAACGAAGAATACAAAATCTGGAAAAAGAACAGTCCTTTTCTCTACGATCTGGTCATCACTCACGCTCTGGAATGGCCATCTCTGACCGTCGAATGGCTTCCCGACCGTCAAGAACCAGCCGGAAAAGATTACTCTGTTCAAAAACTGATCCTCGGTACTCACACTTCCGAAAACGAACCCAATTATCTCATGTTAGCTCAAGTTCAACTTCCTCTCGACGATTCCGAAAACGATGCTCGTCATTATGAAGATGATCGTCCTGAAGTTGGTGGTTTTGGTTGTGCTAATGGTAAAGTTCAGATTATTCAACAGATTAATCATGATGGTGAAGTTAATAGGGCTCGTTATATGCCTCAGAATCCTTTTGTTATTGCTACTAAAACTATTAGTGCTGAGGTTTATGTTTTTGATTATAGTAAACATCCTTCTAAACCTCCTCTTGATGGTTCTTGTAACCCTGATTTGAGATTAAGAGGTCATAATACTGAAGGTTATGGTTTGTCTTGGAGTACTTTTAAACAAGGTCATTTGCTTAGTGGCTCTGATGATGCTCAGATTTGTTTGTGGGATATTAATGGTACTCCCAAAAATCGATCTTTAGATGCTATGCAGATCTTTAAG gtACATGAAGGTGTTGTTGAAGATGTGGCTTGGCATTTGAGGCATGAGTATTTGTTTGGTTCTGTTGGTGATGATCAGTATTTGCTTATATGGGATCTTCGAACACCGTCTGTTACTAAGCCTGTTCAGTCTTGTATTGCTCATTCAAGCGAG GTTAACTGCTTGGCTTTCAACCCCTTCAATGAATGGATAGTTGCTACTGGTTCTACTGATAAAACAGTGAAATTGTGGGATCTGCGCAAGATCACCAATCCTCTCCACACCTTTGACTGTCACAA GGAGGAGGTTTTCCAGGTTGGCTGGAATCCAAAGAATGAGACCGTCTTGGCTTCTTGTTGTCTTGGTAGGAGACTCATGGTGTGGGATCTTAGCAG GATTGATGAAGAGCAGTCGCCGGAGGATGCTGAAGATGGTCCGCCAGAATTGCTCTTTATTCATGGCGGTCATACGAGCAAAATATCTGACTTCTCTTGGAACCCATGTGAAGATTGGGTTGTTGCTAGTGTGGCTGAAGACAACATACTTCAAATATGGCAGATGGCAGAGAACATTTACCATGACGAAGATGATATGCCAGAACAGTCAGCGAAGGCCCCTTAA